In Miscanthus floridulus cultivar M001 chromosome 5, ASM1932011v1, whole genome shotgun sequence, one genomic interval encodes:
- the LOC136453766 gene encoding protein NRT1/ PTR FAMILY 8.1-like isoform X1 → MEMEAVESNGSHGGADRRTPKRDRRIFWACAFILANNCFQCIAYFAVSTNLVNYLKDRLHEGSKAAANGVTNWMGTSSITPLVAAFLADAFLGRYWTIALFLVISVVAYVVLTVSAAVALESAAFYAGLYLLALGGALQPVLTSFGADQFDESDEEERGRQSSFFNWFYLSINVGCLFGGTVLVWVQSSVSWELGYGIPALFSVLAVAVFLTGTTAYRRHQPPAGSPLTRVAQVVVAAFRKCGVEVPEDASTLHECEDVDGMSAIQGSRRLAHTDQFRFLDKAAVETAADKAARPASAWRLCTVTQVEELKCVLRLLPVWASGIIFAAAYTQMTTTFILQGDTLDPYVGGFRVPAAVLSVFDTLSVMLWVPLYDRLVVPLARRATGHDRGFTQLARMGVGLVVLTLAMLAAGALEVARRGVIARHGMYDTNTGVDGRYLPLSIFWQVPQYVVVGASEVFTSIGQMEFFYDQAPDAMRSLCSGLSMTSSALGNYVSSALVTVVARATARGGRDGWIPDDINRAHLDYFFWLLAMLCVGNFGVYLLIARWYTYKKTVD, encoded by the exons ATGGAGATGGAGGCCGTGGAATCAAATGGCTCGCACGGCGGCGCCGATCGCCGGACACCCAAGAGAGATCGCCGCATCTTCTGGGCCTGCGCCTTCATCCTCG CGAATAACTGCTTCCAGTGCATCGCCTACTTCGCCGTGTCGACGAACCTAGTGAACTACCTCAAGGACCGGCTGCACGAGGGCAGCAAGGCCGCCGCGAACGGCGTCACCAACTGGATGGGCACGAGCTCCATCACGCCGCTCGTTGCCGCCTTCCTCGCCGACGCCTTCCTCGGCAGATACTGGACCATCGCGCTCTTCCTGGTCATCTCCGTCGTG GCCTACGTGGTGCTCACGGTGAGCGCGGCGGTGGCgctggagagcgcggccttctaCGCGGGGCTGTACCTGCTGGCTCTGGGCGGCGCGCTGCAGCCAGTGCTGACGTCGTTCGGCGCGGACCAGTTCGACGAGTCCGACGAGGAGGAGCGCGGGCGGCAGAGCTCCTTCTTCAACTGGTTCTACCTCTCCATCAACGTCGGCTGTCTGTTCGGCGGCACCGTGCTGGTGTGGGTGCAGTCCAGCGTCAGCTGGGAGCTTGGGTACGGCATCCCCGCGCTCTTCAGCGTGCTGGCCGTCGCGGTCTTCCTGACCGGCACCACCGCGTACCGCCGGCACCAGCCGCCGGCCGGCAGCCCACTCACCAGGGTCGCGCAGGTTGTCGTCGCCGCGTTCAGGAAGTGCGGCGTCGAGGTGCCGGAAGACGCGTCGACGCTGCACGAGTGCGAGGACGTCGACGGCATGTCCGCGATACAGGGGAGCCGCCGACTCGCGCACACCGATCAGTTCAG GTTCCTGGACAAGGCAGCGGTGGAGACGGCGGCCGACAAGGCGGCGCGTCCGGCGAGCGCGTGGCGTCTGTGCACGGTGACGCAGGTGGAGGAGCTCAAGTGCGTGCTCCGGCTGCTGCCGGTGTGGGCGAGCGGCATCATCTTCGCGGCGGCGTACACGCAGATGACCACCACCTTCATCCTTCAGGGGGACACGCTGGACCCGTACGTGGGCGGCTTCCGCGTGCCCGCCGCCGTGCTCTCCGTCTTCGACACGCTCAGCGTCATGCTGTGGGTGCCGCTCTACGACCGCCTCGTCGTCCCGCTGGCGCGCCGCGCCACGGGCCACGACCGCGGGTTCACGCAGCTGGCGCGCATGGGCGTGGGCCTCGTCGTGCTCACGCTCGCCATGCTCGCCGCGGGGGCGCTGGAGGTGGCGCGGCGCGGCGTCATCGCGCGCCACGGCATGTACGACACCAACACCGGCGTTGACGGGCGGTACCTGCCGCTGTCCATCTTCTGGCAGGTGCCGCAGTACGTGGTGGTGGGCGCGTCCGAGGTGTTCACGTCGATCGGGCAGATGGAGTTCTTCTACGACCAGGCGCCCGACGCGATGCGGAGCCTCTGCTCGGGCCTCTCCATGACGTCCTCCGCGCTGGGGAACTACGTCAGCTCCGCGCTCGTCACCGTCGTGGCGCGCGCCACCGCGCGGGGCGGCCGGGATGGCTGGATCCCCGACGACATCAACCGGGCGCACCTCGACTACTTCTTCTGGTTGCTCGCCATGCTTTGCGTCGGCAACTTCGGTGTCTACCTGCTCATCGCGCGCTGGTACACGTACAAGAAGACCGTGGATTAA
- the LOC136453766 gene encoding protein NRT1/ PTR FAMILY 8.1-like isoform X2, with amino-acid sequence MARTAAPIAGHPREIAASSGPAPSSSVITNNCFQCIAYFAVSTNLVNYLKDRLHEGSKAAANGVTNWMGTSSITPLVAAFLADAFLGRYWTIALFLVISVVAYVVLTVSAAVALESAAFYAGLYLLALGGALQPVLTSFGADQFDESDEEERGRQSSFFNWFYLSINVGCLFGGTVLVWVQSSVSWELGYGIPALFSVLAVAVFLTGTTAYRRHQPPAGSPLTRVAQVVVAAFRKCGVEVPEDASTLHECEDVDGMSAIQGSRRLAHTDQFRFLDKAAVETAADKAARPASAWRLCTVTQVEELKCVLRLLPVWASGIIFAAAYTQMTTTFILQGDTLDPYVGGFRVPAAVLSVFDTLSVMLWVPLYDRLVVPLARRATGHDRGFTQLARMGVGLVVLTLAMLAAGALEVARRGVIARHGMYDTNTGVDGRYLPLSIFWQVPQYVVVGASEVFTSIGQMEFFYDQAPDAMRSLCSGLSMTSSALGNYVSSALVTVVARATARGGRDGWIPDDINRAHLDYFFWLLAMLCVGNFGVYLLIARWYTYKKTVD; translated from the exons ATGGCTCGCACGGCGGCGCCGATCGCCGGACACCCAAGAGAGATCGCCGCATCTTCTGGGCCTGCGCCTTCATCCTCGGTAATAA CGAATAACTGCTTCCAGTGCATCGCCTACTTCGCCGTGTCGACGAACCTAGTGAACTACCTCAAGGACCGGCTGCACGAGGGCAGCAAGGCCGCCGCGAACGGCGTCACCAACTGGATGGGCACGAGCTCCATCACGCCGCTCGTTGCCGCCTTCCTCGCCGACGCCTTCCTCGGCAGATACTGGACCATCGCGCTCTTCCTGGTCATCTCCGTCGTG GCCTACGTGGTGCTCACGGTGAGCGCGGCGGTGGCgctggagagcgcggccttctaCGCGGGGCTGTACCTGCTGGCTCTGGGCGGCGCGCTGCAGCCAGTGCTGACGTCGTTCGGCGCGGACCAGTTCGACGAGTCCGACGAGGAGGAGCGCGGGCGGCAGAGCTCCTTCTTCAACTGGTTCTACCTCTCCATCAACGTCGGCTGTCTGTTCGGCGGCACCGTGCTGGTGTGGGTGCAGTCCAGCGTCAGCTGGGAGCTTGGGTACGGCATCCCCGCGCTCTTCAGCGTGCTGGCCGTCGCGGTCTTCCTGACCGGCACCACCGCGTACCGCCGGCACCAGCCGCCGGCCGGCAGCCCACTCACCAGGGTCGCGCAGGTTGTCGTCGCCGCGTTCAGGAAGTGCGGCGTCGAGGTGCCGGAAGACGCGTCGACGCTGCACGAGTGCGAGGACGTCGACGGCATGTCCGCGATACAGGGGAGCCGCCGACTCGCGCACACCGATCAGTTCAG GTTCCTGGACAAGGCAGCGGTGGAGACGGCGGCCGACAAGGCGGCGCGTCCGGCGAGCGCGTGGCGTCTGTGCACGGTGACGCAGGTGGAGGAGCTCAAGTGCGTGCTCCGGCTGCTGCCGGTGTGGGCGAGCGGCATCATCTTCGCGGCGGCGTACACGCAGATGACCACCACCTTCATCCTTCAGGGGGACACGCTGGACCCGTACGTGGGCGGCTTCCGCGTGCCCGCCGCCGTGCTCTCCGTCTTCGACACGCTCAGCGTCATGCTGTGGGTGCCGCTCTACGACCGCCTCGTCGTCCCGCTGGCGCGCCGCGCCACGGGCCACGACCGCGGGTTCACGCAGCTGGCGCGCATGGGCGTGGGCCTCGTCGTGCTCACGCTCGCCATGCTCGCCGCGGGGGCGCTGGAGGTGGCGCGGCGCGGCGTCATCGCGCGCCACGGCATGTACGACACCAACACCGGCGTTGACGGGCGGTACCTGCCGCTGTCCATCTTCTGGCAGGTGCCGCAGTACGTGGTGGTGGGCGCGTCCGAGGTGTTCACGTCGATCGGGCAGATGGAGTTCTTCTACGACCAGGCGCCCGACGCGATGCGGAGCCTCTGCTCGGGCCTCTCCATGACGTCCTCCGCGCTGGGGAACTACGTCAGCTCCGCGCTCGTCACCGTCGTGGCGCGCGCCACCGCGCGGGGCGGCCGGGATGGCTGGATCCCCGACGACATCAACCGGGCGCACCTCGACTACTTCTTCTGGTTGCTCGCCATGCTTTGCGTCGGCAACTTCGGTGTCTACCTGCTCATCGCGCGCTGGTACACGTACAAGAAGACCGTGGATTAA